In one Terriglobia bacterium genomic region, the following are encoded:
- a CDS encoding insulinase family protein, producing MSRSSIFTRFLVSTALALTFAAAAPAQSLRLPPHEKVVLKNGLTVLLLEKRGVPIVSFVALVKSGATADPAGQEGLAAITAGLLRKGTKSRTAQQFSADLDFIGGEFSADAGEDYTRVSAEFLTKDLGRGLELFSDALLHPVFPQEEADKLLRQSLDGIKAAKDDAQSVLTAYYDGYLFGAHPYARPAGGDEVSLERIRREAILRFYETQYAPGNTILAVAGDFSAAEMRKRIEESLGGWAAKAVPAAALPAAAPAKGKRLLLVDKPDSTQTFFAVGNVGIARTDPDRTAIRLVNAIFGGRFTSLLNEELRVESGLTYGAVSYFDSRKAPGPFLLFSYTQNATTVPALDKALEVLRKLHQDGVTKEQLDSARTYIKGQFPPTIETSMQLASLIASNEFYGLTDSEVNELEARLDAVTPEVARQVIAKHFPLENLVFVLIGKAAEIRPAVEKYAGQRDAREIAEPGFWPPPVGVPAPAPK from the coding sequence ATGAGCCGCTCATCCATTTTCACGCGCTTTCTGGTCTCGACCGCACTGGCTCTGACGTTCGCCGCCGCCGCTCCGGCACAGTCGCTGCGCCTGCCGCCGCACGAGAAGGTGGTGCTGAAAAACGGACTGACCGTGCTGCTGCTGGAGAAGCGCGGGGTGCCGATCGTGAGCTTCGTGGCGCTGGTGAAATCGGGGGCGACGGCGGACCCCGCGGGGCAGGAGGGACTGGCTGCGATCACCGCGGGGCTGCTGCGCAAGGGCACGAAGAGCCGCACGGCGCAGCAGTTTTCCGCGGACCTGGATTTCATCGGCGGGGAGTTCAGCGCGGACGCCGGCGAGGACTACACGAGGGTCTCCGCGGAATTTCTGACCAAGGACCTGGGGCGCGGGCTGGAGCTTTTCAGCGACGCGCTGCTGCATCCGGTTTTCCCGCAGGAGGAAGCGGACAAGCTGCTGCGGCAAAGCCTGGACGGGATCAAGGCGGCGAAGGACGATGCGCAGTCGGTGCTGACGGCGTATTACGACGGGTATTTGTTCGGGGCACATCCGTATGCGCGGCCGGCGGGCGGGGACGAAGTGTCGCTGGAGCGGATCCGGCGCGAGGCGATCCTGCGTTTCTACGAGACGCAGTACGCGCCGGGGAACACGATCCTGGCGGTGGCGGGAGATTTTTCGGCGGCGGAGATGCGCAAGCGCATCGAAGAGTCGCTGGGCGGGTGGGCGGCGAAGGCCGTGCCGGCGGCGGCGTTGCCCGCGGCGGCGCCGGCGAAGGGCAAGCGGCTGCTGCTGGTGGACAAGCCGGATTCGACGCAAACGTTTTTCGCCGTGGGGAACGTGGGGATTGCGCGGACGGATCCCGACCGCACGGCGATCCGGCTGGTCAATGCGATCTTCGGGGGGCGCTTCACGTCGCTGCTGAACGAGGAGCTGCGCGTGGAGTCCGGGCTGACCTACGGGGCGGTTTCGTATTTCGATTCGCGAAAGGCGCCCGGGCCGTTCCTGCTGTTCAGCTACACGCAGAACGCGACAACGGTGCCGGCGCTGGACAAGGCGCTGGAGGTGCTGCGCAAGCTGCACCAGGACGGGGTGACGAAGGAACAGCTGGATTCGGCGCGGACGTACATCAAGGGGCAGTTTCCGCCGACGATCGAGACCTCCATGCAACTGGCCAGCCTGATTGCCTCGAACGAATTTTACGGGCTCACGGACAGCGAGGTGAACGAACTGGAGGCGCGGCTGGATGCGGTGACGCCGGAAGTGGCGCGGCAGGTGATCGCGAAGCATTTTCCGCTGGAGAATCTGGTGTTTGTGCTGATCGGGAAGGCGGCGGAGATTCGCCCGGCGGTGGAGAAATACGCGGGGCAGCGGGATGCGCGGGAGATTGCCGAGCCGGGGTTCTGGCCGCCGCCAGTGGGCGTCCCCGCGCCGGCGCCAAAGTAA